From the Anolis carolinensis isolate JA03-04 unplaced genomic scaffold, rAnoCar3.1.pri scaffold_20, whole genome shotgun sequence genome, one window contains:
- the eef1akmt3 gene encoding EEF1A lysine methyltransferase 3: MAAPRSAGEAVEAGLESVFPQELALFAEAFPAEARYRLCGHELSIAQHHGGRLGVAAPVWEAALTLCEYFEAEKLNFWGKKVIELGAGTGVVGIMASLLGGDVTITDLPVALKQIEENVHRNLPVKCLGRTRVCALSWGVDHTMFPQNYDFILGADIVYLKDMFPLLIRTLQHLSGAQSTIYLSSKMRQEHSTALFFETLLPMHFTSELAFRDETENINIYKVTSKSHTGQ, translated from the exons ATGGCGGCGCCCAGGAGCGCGGGCGAGGCAGTGGAAGCGGGCTTGGAGTCGGTGTTCCCTCAGGAGCTGGCTCTGTTCGCGGAGGCCTTCCCGGCGGAGGCGCGCTACCGGCTCTGCGGGCACGAGCTGAGTATCGCCCAGCATCACGGGGGGCGCCTGGGGGTGGCTGCCCCCGTTTGGGAAGCG GCTTTAACACTCTGTGAATATTTTGAGGCCGAGAAGCTAAACTTTTGGGGCAAGAAGGTTATAGAACTAGGTGCTGGGACAGGAGTGGTGGGCATCATGGCTTCTCTCCTAG GAGGTGATGTGACCATCACAGATCTTCCTGTGGCCTTGAAGCAGATAGAGGAGAATGTCCACCGGAACCTACCTGTGAAGTGCTTGGGTCGAACCAGAGTTTGTGCTCTGTCATGGGGTGTGGACCACACCATGTTCCCTCAAAATTATGACTTCATTTTGGGTGCAGACATAGTCTATCTCAAGGACATGTTCCCCTTGTTGATCAGAACGCTCCAGCACCTATCTGGTGCACAGTCCACTATCTATCTGTCTTCCAAAATGAGGCAAGAACATAGTACTGCATTGTTCTTTGAGACTCTGCTCCCCATGCACTTCACCTCAGAACTGGCCTTCAGAGATGAGACTGAAAACATTAACATCTACAAAGTGACCAGCAAAAGTCATACAGGACAATGA